One genomic region from Gossypium hirsutum isolate 1008001.06 chromosome D13, Gossypium_hirsutum_v2.1, whole genome shotgun sequence encodes:
- the LOC107951764 gene encoding protein IQ-DOMAIN 1, with translation MGKKGKWLSSLKKAFTPESKEKKTQKSKEQVLGKQVDLGSNDSDAATLETLNLSPPPQPQKVKLIEAEAEPSEQTYPVEVAIAAAAAVALAAPAEAVADVVRRQSNTGPRFAGKSNEEVAAIKIQTAFRVYLAKRALHALRGLVRLKSMMEGPMVKRQAAGALRCMQTISRVQCQIRLRRIRMTEENQALQRQLLQKHAKEIVNLQMGEDWDDSLQSKEQIEASLLSKHEASMRREKAMAYSFTHQQTWKNASRSMNPLFMDPNNPSWGWSWLERWMAAWPWEGRGMAEKEQNNDQSSVKSGRSSFGGDISKAYARYQLNLDKQSLKASQKPSRTSSLQSPSTPKPVSTLTRKLKSPSPRSSVVAPDDDMRSTVSVLSERNRRHTIGGSSVLDDESLASSPSLPSYMVPTQSARLKTRLQSPLGLEANGTTPEKGPIPSTKKRLSYPPSPARPRRHSGPPKVDSGSDTNTEVAAVNGDGN, from the exons ATGGGGAAGAAAGGAAAATGGTTGTCTTCTCTAAAGAAAGCCTTCACCCCAGAATCCAAGGAAAAGAAAACCCAG aaatccAAAGAACAGGTTTTGGGAAAGCAAGTGGATTTGGGTTCCAATGATTCTGATGCAGCCACTTTAGAAACTCTCAACTTGTCCCCTCCTCCCCAGCCACAGAAGGTGAAATTAATCGAAGCCGAGGCTGAACCGAGCGAGCAAACTTACCCTGTGGAAGTTGCtattgctgctgctgctgctgtggCTTTGGCCGCTCCAGCTGAGGCAGTTGCGGATGTCGTTCGTCGTCAATCCAACACAGGTCCTCGGTTTGCTGGAAAATCTAATGAAGAAGTGGCAGCTATCAAAATTCAAACCGCTTTCCGAGTTTACCTT GCAAAAAGGGCATTGCATGCTTTACGAGGACTGGTGAGACTGAAATCAATGATGGAAGGACCAATGGTTAAACGGCAAGCAGCCGGTGCCCTTAGGTGCATGCAAACCATTTCTCGTGTACAATGTCAAATTCGCTTGAGGAGAATCCGGATGACAGAAGAAAATCAGGCTCTTCAAAGGCAACTCTTGCAGAAACATGCAAAAGAGATTGTAAACTTGCAG ATGGGGGAAGACTGGGATGATAGCCTGCAGTCAAAGGAACAAATTGAGGCAAGCTTATTGAGCAAGCATGAGGCCTCTATGAGACGAGAAAAGGCCATGGCGTATTCGTTTACTCATCAG CAAACCTGGAAGAATGCTTCCAGATCTATGAATCCACTATTCATGGATCCGAACAATCCGTCCTGGGGTTGGAGCTGGTTGGAACGTTGGATGGCAGCTTGGCCATGGGAGGGTCGTGGCATGGCAGAAAAAGAACAGAACAATGATCAGTCATCCGTGAAGAGTGGACGCAGCAGCTTCGGAGGAGACATCAGCAAAGCTTATGCTCGTTACCAACTCAATTTGGATAAGCAATCCCTGAAGGCCAGTCAAAAGCCAAGCCGAACTTCGAGTCTGCAATCCCCTTCTACTCCTAAGCCAGTTTCCACGCTTACCCGAAAACTGAAGTCACCGAGCCCTAGGAGCAGTGTGGTTGCTCCAGATGATGACATGAGAAGTACAGTGAGTGTGCTGTCTGAAAGAAACCGCAGACACACCATTGGAGGTTCCTCGGTACTAGATGATGAGAGCCTAGCAAGCTCTCCATCCCTTCCAAGTTATATGGTACCAACTCAGTCTGCAAGGCTTAAGACCAGGTTGCAAAGTCCGTTGGGACTCGAAGCAAATGGAACAACACCTGAGAAAGGGCCAATCCCGTCTACCAAGAAACGGCTTTCTTATCCACCATCACCCGCCAGGCCGAGGCGGCATTCTGGTCCTCCAAAGGTAGACAGTGGCAGCGATACTAACACAGAGGTTGCTGCAGTAAATGGAGACGGTAATTAG